In the genome of Amphiura filiformis chromosome 4, Afil_fr2py, whole genome shotgun sequence, one region contains:
- the LOC140149842 gene encoding solute carrier family 23 member 2-like — protein sequence MLFFGSFAKFGALFVAIPDPIVGGMFFVMFGMVVAVGISNVQFVDLNSSRNLFVLGFALFTGLALPYWLKLEENKNFFNTGVMEIDNIFTALLSTSMFVGGFVGFVLDNSIPGTDEERGMKEWRQLFGSSEEGDEVQKHLLKCYEFPFGMKYIRDVKLFSYLPFSPTFRGFNGRCPRCCNCYKRNTVTINAGNESV from the exons atgctatttttcgGGAGCTTTGCTAAATTTGGTGCACTGTTTGTGGCAATTCCGGATCCAATTGTTGGAGGCATGTTCTTTGTTATGTTTG GTATGGTGGTAGCGGTTGGTATTTCCAATGTTCAATTTGTCGACCTGAATTCGTCGCGCAACCTGTTTGTTTTAGGTTTCGCCTTGTTTACAGGACTTGCACTACCTTACTGGCTCAAATTGGAGGAGAACAAGAATTTCTTCAATACAG GTGTGATGGAGATTGATAACATATTTACCGCGCTGTTAAGTACTAGTATGTTCGTGGGAGGTTTTGTGGGATTTGTTTTGGACAATTCCATCCCAG GAACCGATGAGGAACGAGGTATGAAAGAATGGCGTCAACTGTTCGGTAGCAGTGAAGAAGGAGATGAAGTACAGAAACATCTTCTCAAATGTTATGAGTTTCCATTTGGAATGAAATACATCCGAGATGTcaagttattttcatatttaccatTTTCACCGACATTCCGAGGATTTAATGGCAGGTGCCCACGTTGTTGTAATTGCTACAAACGTAACACAG tgaCAATCAACGCTGGAAATGAGTCTGTATGA